The Mycobacterium paragordonae genome includes a region encoding these proteins:
- the rfbC gene encoding dTDP-4-dehydrorhamnose 3,5-epimerase, translating into MKVRELDIPGAWEITPTIHGDSRGMFFEWLTDKGFSAFAGHRLDVRQANCSSSAAGVLRGLHFAQLPPSQAKYVTCVRGAVFDVVVDIREGSPTFGKWDSVLLDDQDRRSVYISEGLAHGFLALQDNSTVMYLCSAEYNPEREHTICATDPAIGVDWPLVDGAPPSLSDRDAAAPSFAEVRASGLLPTWQQAQEFVAGLRAD; encoded by the coding sequence ATGAAGGTTCGCGAACTCGACATCCCGGGCGCCTGGGAGATCACTCCCACCATTCACGGCGACTCCCGCGGCATGTTCTTCGAATGGCTCACCGACAAAGGTTTCAGTGCGTTCGCCGGCCACCGGTTGGATGTCCGCCAGGCCAATTGTTCGTCGTCGGCCGCCGGCGTATTGCGCGGTCTGCATTTCGCCCAGCTGCCGCCGAGCCAGGCCAAGTACGTGACCTGCGTGCGCGGTGCGGTGTTCGACGTGGTCGTCGACATCCGGGAAGGCTCACCGACGTTCGGCAAGTGGGACTCGGTGCTGCTGGACGACCAGGACCGCAGGAGCGTCTACATCTCCGAGGGCCTGGCACACGGTTTCCTTGCGCTGCAAGATAATTCAACGGTGATGTACTTGTGCTCGGCGGAGTACAACCCCGAGCGCGAGCACACCATCTGCGCCACCGATCCCGCGATCGGGGTGGACTGGCCACTGGTCGACGGTGCCCCGCCGAGCCTGTCCGATCGCGACGCCGCGGCGCCCAGCTTCGCCGAGGTGCGGGCCTCGGGGTTGCTTCCCACCTGGCAACAGGCCCAGGAATTCGTCGCCGGCCTGCGCGCCGACTGA
- the rfbB gene encoding dTDP-glucose 4,6-dehydratase: protein MRLLVTGGAGFIGANFVHSTVREHTEDSVTVLDAFTYAGRRESLADVADSIRIVEGDICDAGLVSALVAESDAVVHFAAESHVDNALDDPEPFLHTNVVGTFTILEAVRRNGVRLHHISTDEVYGDLELGDPQRFTESTPYNPSSPYSATKAGSDMLVRAWVRSYGVRATLSNCSNNYGPFQHIEKFIPRQITNVLTGRRCKLYGSGHNVRDWIHVEDHNSAVRRILEKGESGRTYLISSEGERDNLTVLRTLLRLMGRDPDDFDHVTDRVGHDLRYAIDPTLLYNELGWAPKHTDFEEGLQATIDWYRDNESWWRPVKDAAEARYEKRGQ, encoded by the coding sequence ATGCGCTTGCTAGTCACCGGGGGGGCGGGCTTCATCGGGGCCAATTTCGTGCACAGTACGGTGCGCGAACACACCGAAGACTCCGTGACGGTCCTGGACGCCTTCACCTACGCCGGACGCCGGGAATCACTGGCCGACGTTGCGGACTCCATCAGGATTGTCGAAGGCGACATCTGTGACGCCGGACTGGTGTCGGCGCTGGTCGCCGAGTCCGACGCGGTCGTCCATTTCGCGGCCGAATCTCACGTCGACAACGCGCTCGACGACCCGGAGCCGTTCCTGCACACCAACGTGGTGGGCACCTTCACCATTCTGGAAGCGGTGCGACGCAACGGGGTGCGGCTGCACCACATTTCGACCGACGAGGTGTACGGCGACCTGGAGCTCGGCGACCCGCAGCGGTTCACCGAATCCACGCCCTACAACCCCTCGAGCCCGTACTCGGCAACCAAGGCCGGCAGCGACATGCTGGTACGCGCCTGGGTGCGTTCCTACGGCGTCCGCGCAACGCTGTCGAACTGCTCGAACAACTACGGCCCGTTCCAGCACATCGAGAAATTCATTCCGCGCCAGATCACCAACGTCCTCACCGGACGGCGTTGCAAGCTGTATGGGAGCGGCCACAACGTGCGTGACTGGATCCACGTCGAGGACCACAACAGCGCGGTGCGGCGAATCCTGGAGAAGGGTGAGTCCGGGCGCACCTACCTGATCAGCTCGGAGGGCGAGCGGGACAACCTGACCGTGCTGCGCACGCTGCTGCGGCTGATGGGGCGGGATCCCGACGACTTCGATCACGTCACCGACCGCGTCGGCCACGACCTTCGCTACGCCATCGATCCGACCCTGCTCTACAACGAATTGGGTTGGGCGCCAAAGCACACCGACTTCGAAGAAGGACTGCAGGCCACCATCGACTGGTATCGCGACAACGAATCATGGTGGCGGCCGGTCAAAGACGCCGCCGAGGCCCGCTACGAGAAACGCGGTCAGTGA
- a CDS encoding LLM class F420-dependent oxidoreductase, which translates to MTESVSLKPALGEFGVWLGSRGIAPELAVEIESLGYGAAWIGSSPDADLAWVEPALEQTSTLQLATGIVNIWTAPAAAVAKSYHRIEEAHPGRFLLGVGVGHPEATQQYQKPYDALVSYLDELDSGFQGAPVPNSRRVLAALGPRVLRLAAERSAGAHPYLTTPEHTGTARHLLGNTVFLAPEHKVVLTTDADEARAVGRKFIGFYLGLRNYVNNWLRLGFTDEDVRKPGSDRLIDALVAYGTPDAIARRLNEHLDAGADHVAVQVLGSSRPEKLVPALTELAGALGLTG; encoded by the coding sequence ATGACTGAATCGGTTTCACTCAAGCCCGCCCTGGGGGAGTTCGGTGTCTGGCTGGGCAGCCGGGGCATCGCCCCCGAACTGGCCGTCGAGATTGAATCGCTGGGGTACGGCGCCGCCTGGATCGGCTCGTCGCCGGACGCCGACCTGGCCTGGGTCGAGCCCGCGCTCGAACAGACCTCGACGCTGCAGTTGGCCACCGGCATCGTGAACATCTGGACCGCGCCGGCCGCGGCCGTCGCGAAGTCCTACCACCGCATCGAAGAGGCGCATCCGGGCCGATTCCTGCTGGGGGTCGGGGTGGGCCACCCCGAAGCGACGCAGCAATACCAGAAGCCCTACGACGCCTTGGTGTCCTACCTCGACGAGCTGGACAGCGGCTTTCAGGGCGCCCCGGTGCCCAACAGCCGCCGGGTCCTGGCCGCGCTCGGGCCGCGGGTGCTGCGCCTGGCAGCCGAACGCAGCGCGGGTGCGCACCCGTACCTGACCACGCCCGAACACACCGGCACGGCCCGACACCTGCTGGGGAACACGGTGTTCTTGGCGCCCGAACACAAGGTCGTGCTCACTACCGACGCCGACGAAGCGCGTGCCGTCGGCCGCAAGTTCATCGGCTTCTACCTGGGTCTGCGCAACTACGTGAACAACTGGCTGCGTCTGGGATTCACCGATGAGGACGTGCGCAAGCCGGGCAGTGACCGGTTGATCGACGCCCTGGTCGCCTACGGCACCCCGGACGCGATCGCACGCCGACTTAACGAACACCTGGACGCCGGTGCCGACCATGTCGCCGTCCAAGTGCTGGGTTCTTCCCGGCCGGAGAAGCTGGTACCCGCGCTCACCGAACTGGCAGGAGCGTTGGGCCTCACCGGTTAA
- a CDS encoding LLM class F420-dependent oxidoreductase translates to MTASADSKPDNKPDLGRFGSFGRGVTPQQAKEIEALGYGAVWVGGSPPAELDWVEPILEATTTLQVATGIVNIWTASAKPVAESFHRIDKAYPGRFLLGIGVGHREVVTEYRKPIDALTEYLDQLDDYGVPANRRVVAALGPRVLKLSAERGAGAHPYLTTPQHTAHARELIGPSAFLAPEHKVVLTTDAEQARAVGRKALGMYLNLANYLNNWKRMGFSDDDLAKPGSDRLVDSVVAYGTTDAIAARLREHLDAGADHVPVQVLARGEDLVPALTELAGALGL, encoded by the coding sequence ATGACCGCTTCTGCTGACAGCAAGCCCGACAACAAGCCTGACCTGGGCCGGTTCGGATCGTTCGGACGCGGCGTCACGCCCCAACAAGCGAAGGAAATCGAAGCCCTGGGTTACGGCGCAGTCTGGGTGGGTGGCTCGCCGCCCGCCGAACTGGATTGGGTGGAACCGATCCTGGAGGCGACGACGACGCTGCAGGTGGCGACCGGAATCGTCAACATCTGGACCGCGTCGGCCAAGCCGGTCGCCGAGTCGTTTCACCGGATCGACAAGGCCTATCCCGGCCGTTTCCTGCTTGGTATCGGCGTCGGGCATCGCGAGGTGGTCACCGAATACCGCAAGCCTATAGACGCCCTCACCGAGTATCTCGACCAACTCGACGACTACGGCGTGCCGGCGAACCGCCGGGTGGTGGCGGCGCTGGGCCCCCGGGTGCTCAAGCTGTCCGCAGAGCGCGGCGCGGGAGCGCACCCCTACCTGACCACCCCGCAACACACCGCGCACGCACGCGAACTGATCGGGCCGTCGGCCTTTCTGGCGCCTGAACACAAGGTAGTGCTCACCACCGACGCCGAGCAGGCCCGCGCGGTAGGCCGGAAAGCCCTCGGCATGTACCTCAACCTGGCCAACTACCTGAACAACTGGAAGCGGATGGGCTTCAGCGACGACGATTTGGCCAAACCCGGCAGCGATCGTCTGGTCGACTCCGTGGTCGCCTACGGAACCACCGACGCCATCGCCGCACGGCTGCGTGAGCACCTCGACGCCGGTGCCGACCACGTGCCGGTGCAGGTCCTCGCCCGCGGCGAAGACCTGGTCCCGGCGCTAACCGAATTAGCCGGGGCGCTCGGGCTCTAA
- the infA gene encoding translation initiation factor IF-1 — protein sequence MAKKDGAIEVEGRVVEPLPNAMFRIELENGHKVLAHISGKMRQHYIRILPEDRVVVELSPYDLSRGRIVYRYK from the coding sequence ATGGCCAAGAAGGACGGTGCCATCGAGGTCGAGGGTCGCGTGGTCGAACCCCTGCCCAATGCCATGTTTCGCATTGAGCTGGAGAACGGCCACAAGGTGCTCGCCCACATCAGCGGCAAGATGCGGCAGCACTACATCCGCATCCTGCCCGAGGACCGGGTGGTGGTGGAGTTGTCTCCATACGACCTTTCCCGGGGCCGCATTGTGTACCGCTACAAGTAA
- the rpmJ gene encoding 50S ribosomal protein L36, whose protein sequence is MKVNPSVKPICDKCRVIRRHGRVMVICSDPRHKQRQG, encoded by the coding sequence GTGAAGGTGAACCCGAGCGTCAAGCCGATCTGTGACAAGTGCAGGGTGATCCGTCGGCATGGACGGGTCATGGTGATCTGCTCCGACCCGCGCCACAAGCAGCGGCAAGGCTGA
- the rpsM gene encoding 30S ribosomal protein S13, with protein MARLVGVDLPRDKRMEIALTYIFGIGRTRSNEILAATGIDKDLRTKDLTDDQLTHLRDYIEANLKVEGDLRREVQADIRRKIEIGCYQGLRHRRGLPVRGQRTKTNARTRKGPKRTIAGKKKAR; from the coding sequence ATGGCTCGACTAGTAGGCGTCGATCTGCCGCGCGATAAGCGCATGGAGATCGCGCTGACGTACATCTTCGGCATCGGCCGCACCCGCTCGAACGAGATTCTGGCGGCCACTGGCATCGACAAGGACCTGCGCACCAAGGACCTGACCGACGACCAGCTGACCCATCTGCGCGACTACATCGAAGCGAACCTGAAGGTCGAGGGTGACCTGCGCCGTGAGGTGCAGGCCGACATTCGTCGCAAGATCGAGATCGGCTGCTACCAGGGCCTGCGACACCGTCGCGGCCTGCCCGTGCGCGGCCAGCGGACCAAGACCAATGCGCGGACCCGTAAAGGCCCCAAGCGCACCATCGCAGGCAAGAAGAAGGCCAGGTAA
- the rpsK gene encoding 30S ribosomal protein S11 codes for MPPKKASGGPKKGQKTRRREKKNVPHGAAHIKSTFNNTIVTITDPQGNVIAWASSGHVGFKGSRKSTPFAAQLAAENAARKAQEHGVKKVDVFVKGPGSGRETAIRSLQAAGLEVGAISDVTPQPHNGVRPPKRRRV; via the coding sequence ATGCCACCGAAGAAGGCAAGTGGGGGGCCCAAGAAGGGCCAGAAGACCCGCCGCAGGGAAAAGAAGAACGTTCCGCACGGCGCCGCCCACATCAAGAGCACGTTCAACAACACGATCGTGACGATCACCGACCCCCAGGGCAATGTCATCGCCTGGGCGTCCTCGGGTCACGTCGGGTTCAAGGGCTCCCGCAAGTCCACCCCGTTCGCTGCTCAGCTGGCCGCGGAGAACGCCGCGCGCAAGGCGCAGGAGCACGGCGTGAAGAAGGTCGACGTCTTCGTGAAGGGCCCGGGCTCGGGCCGCGAGACCGCGATCCGGTCGCTGCAGGCCGCCGGCCTCGAGGTCGGCGCGATCTCCGACGTCACTCCGCAGCCGCACAACGGCGTTCGTCCGCCGAAGCGACGCAGGGTCTAG
- the rpsD gene encoding 30S ribosomal protein S4, which produces MARYTGPVTRKSRRLGTDLVGGDQSYEKRPYPPGQHGRARVKESEYRQQLQEKQKARFTYGVMEKQFRRYYEEAVRHSGKTGEELLRILESRLDNVVYRAGLARTRRMARQLVSHGHFSVNGVHVNVPSYRVSQYDIIDVRDTSLNTVPFQIARETAGDRPIPSWLQVVGERQRILIHQLPERTQIDVPLTEQLIVEFYSK; this is translated from the coding sequence ATGGCTCGTTACACCGGACCCGTCACTCGCAAGTCCCGCCGGCTGGGCACCGACCTCGTCGGTGGCGACCAGTCCTACGAGAAGCGTCCCTACCCGCCCGGCCAGCACGGCCGTGCGCGGGTCAAGGAAAGCGAATACCGCCAGCAGCTGCAGGAGAAGCAGAAGGCACGCTTCACCTACGGGGTGATGGAGAAGCAGTTCCGTCGCTACTACGAAGAGGCCGTCCGCCACTCCGGCAAGACCGGTGAGGAATTGCTGCGCATCCTGGAAAGCCGGCTGGACAACGTCGTGTACCGCGCCGGCCTGGCGCGTACCCGCCGGATGGCCCGCCAGCTGGTCAGCCATGGTCACTTCTCGGTCAACGGCGTGCACGTCAACGTGCCCAGCTACCGGGTGTCGCAGTACGACATCATTGACGTCCGGGACACGTCGCTGAACACGGTGCCGTTCCAGATCGCACGGGAGACCGCGGGCGACCGCCCGATCCCGAGCTGGCTGCAGGTGGTGGGGGAGCGGCAGCGCATCCTGATCCACCAGCTGCCCGAGCGCACCCAGATCGACGTCCCGCTCACCGAGCAGCTGATCGTCGAGTTCTACTCGAAGTAA
- a CDS encoding DNA-directed RNA polymerase subunit alpha: MLISQRPTLSEDILTDSRSQFVIEPLEPGFGYTLGNSLRRTLLSSIPGAAVTSIRIDGVLHEFTTVPGVKEDVTDIILNLKSLVVSSEEDEPVTMYLRKQGPGEVTAGDIVPPAGVTVHNPSMHIATLNDKGKLEVELVVERGRGYVPAVQNRASGAEIGRIPVDSIYSPVLKVTYKVDATRVEQRTDFDKLILDVETKSSITPRDALASAGKTLVELFGLARELNVEAEGIEIGPSPAEADHIASFALPIDDLDLTVRSYNCLKREGVHTVGELVSRTESDLLDIRNFGQKSIDEVKVKLHQLGLSLKDSPPSFDPSEVAGYDVATGTWSTEGAYDDQDYAETEQL, translated from the coding sequence ATGCTGATTTCTCAGCGGCCCACCCTGTCCGAGGACATCCTCACCGACAGCCGGTCCCAGTTCGTCATCGAACCGCTGGAGCCGGGATTCGGTTACACCCTTGGCAATTCGCTGCGTCGCACGCTGCTGTCGTCGATCCCCGGCGCGGCCGTCACCAGCATCCGCATCGACGGCGTCCTGCACGAGTTCACCACCGTGCCCGGCGTCAAGGAAGATGTCACTGACATCATCCTGAACCTCAAGAGCCTGGTGGTGTCCTCCGAGGAGGATGAGCCGGTCACCATGTACCTGCGTAAGCAGGGCCCGGGTGAGGTCACCGCGGGTGACATCGTGCCGCCGGCCGGTGTCACCGTGCACAACCCGTCGATGCACATCGCGACCCTGAACGACAAGGGCAAGCTCGAGGTCGAGCTTGTCGTCGAGCGCGGCCGTGGCTACGTTCCGGCGGTGCAGAACCGGGCCTCGGGTGCCGAAATCGGTCGCATCCCGGTCGATTCCATCTACTCGCCGGTTCTCAAGGTGACCTACAAGGTCGACGCGACCCGTGTCGAGCAGCGCACCGACTTCGACAAGCTGATCCTGGACGTGGAGACCAAGAGCTCGATCACCCCGCGCGACGCGCTGGCTTCTGCCGGCAAGACGCTGGTCGAATTGTTCGGTCTGGCACGCGAACTCAACGTCGAAGCCGAGGGCATCGAGATCGGGCCGTCACCGGCCGAGGCGGACCACATCGCCTCGTTCGCGCTCCCCATCGACGACCTGGACCTGACGGTGCGGTCGTACAACTGCCTCAAGCGCGAGGGCGTGCACACGGTCGGCGAGCTGGTCTCGCGCACCGAGTCCGACCTGCTGGACATCCGCAACTTCGGGCAGAAGTCGATCGACGAGGTGAAGGTCAAGCTGCACCAGCTGGGTCTGTCGCTCAAGGACAGCCCGCCGAGCTTCGACCCGTCCGAAGTCGCCGGCTACGACGTCGCCACCGGCACCTGGTCCACCGAGGGCGCCTACGACGACCAGGACTACGCGGAAACCGAACAGCTCTAA
- the rplQ gene encoding 50S ribosomal protein L17: MPKPTKGPRLGGSSSHQKAILANLATSLFEHGRIKTTEPKARALRPYAEKLITHAKKGTLHNRREVLKKIRDKDVVHTLFAEIGPFFSDRDGGYTRIIKVENRKGDNAPMAVIELVREKTVTSEADRARRVGASKKAAPVAAAAAPQAAVEPEEAVGPTAEEAAEATEESTEVAETEAAETESAAEAESAAEATETEADEAPEN, from the coding sequence ATGCCCAAGCCCACCAAGGGTCCTCGCCTCGGCGGGTCGTCCTCGCACCAGAAGGCGATCCTGGCCAACCTGGCCACGTCGCTGTTCGAGCACGGCCGGATCAAGACCACCGAGCCCAAGGCGCGGGCATTGCGGCCGTACGCGGAGAAGCTGATCACCCACGCCAAGAAGGGCACGCTGCACAACCGGCGTGAGGTGCTCAAGAAGATCCGCGACAAGGACGTGGTGCACACCCTGTTCGCGGAGATCGGCCCGTTCTTCTCCGACCGCGACGGCGGCTACACCCGCATCATCAAGGTCGAGAACCGCAAGGGCGACAACGCCCCCATGGCCGTGATCGAGCTGGTGCGGGAGAAGACGGTGACGTCTGAGGCCGACCGGGCGCGGCGGGTCGGCGCCTCCAAGAAGGCCGCGCCGGTGGCTGCTGCGGCGGCGCCGCAGGCCGCGGTGGAGCCGGAAGAGGCCGTCGGTCCGACTGCCGAGGAGGCCGCCGAGGCTACCGAGGAGTCCACCGAGGTTGCCGAGACCGAGGCTGCCGAGACCGAGTCCGCCGCTGAGGCCGAGTCGGCTGCCGAGGCCACTGAGACCGAGGCTGACGAGGCTCCCGAGAATTAA
- the truA gene encoding tRNA pseudouridine(38-40) synthase TruA, translating to MPRPLRPRLTRLPRINEVVRLRLDIAYDGTDFAGWAAQSEQRTVAGVLDEALTTVFRAPVRLRAAGRTDAGVHATAQVAHTDIPAEALPNAYSRSDRPGDPGFGSLVRRLGRFLPADVRVTEITRAPAGFDARFSALRRHYVYRLSTAPYGVVPQQARFVTAWPRALDLDAMTSASRELLGLHDFAAFCRHREGATTIRELQRLDWTRDGDLITAHVSADAFCWSMVRSLVGALLAVGEHRRDPRWCRELLSATSRSSDFAAAPPQGLTLVGVDYPPDDQLAARNLITRDIRSPR from the coding sequence CTGCCGAGGCCACTGAGACCGAGGCTGACGAGGCTCCCGAGAATTAATGAGGTCGTCCGTCTGCGGCTCGATATCGCCTACGACGGAACCGATTTCGCGGGCTGGGCGGCGCAATCCGAACAGCGCACGGTCGCCGGCGTCCTCGATGAGGCGCTGACGACCGTGTTCCGCGCGCCGGTTCGGCTGCGCGCTGCCGGACGCACCGACGCCGGGGTGCACGCCACCGCGCAGGTCGCCCATACCGATATCCCCGCCGAGGCCCTGCCGAACGCCTACTCGCGATCGGACCGCCCCGGCGATCCCGGGTTCGGTTCGCTGGTGCGGCGCCTCGGCAGGTTCCTGCCGGCCGACGTCCGGGTCACCGAGATCACCAGAGCGCCAGCAGGTTTCGATGCGCGGTTCTCGGCATTGCGACGGCACTACGTTTATCGGCTGTCGACGGCCCCCTACGGTGTGGTGCCGCAGCAGGCGCGGTTCGTCACCGCCTGGCCGCGCGCGCTGGACCTCGATGCCATGACCAGCGCGTCGCGAGAATTGTTGGGCCTGCACGACTTTGCCGCGTTCTGCCGTCATCGCGAAGGTGCCACCACGATTCGGGAGCTGCAAAGGCTGGACTGGACGCGCGACGGGGATCTCATCACCGCGCACGTGAGCGCCGATGCCTTCTGCTGGTCCATGGTGCGCTCGTTGGTAGGTGCCCTGCTGGCCGTCGGCGAGCATCGCCGAGACCCGCGGTGGTGTCGTGAACTGCTCAGTGCGACAAGCCGATCCAGCGATTTCGCGGCCGCCCCGCCGCAGGGCCTGACCCTGGTCGGCGTGGACTATCCGCCGGATGACCAACTGGCCGCGCGGAATCTGATCACCCGCGACATCCGCTCGCCCCGTTAG
- a CDS encoding cutinase family protein, whose protein sequence is MRCAPLARLAAAALAAAALLVAPPLAPPAKAACPDVEVIFARGTGEPPGLGRVGNALVGSLRRQTGRNIGAYGVNYPASKDFLAATDGANDASDHVQQMANGCPDTRLVLGGYSQGAAVIDIVTAAPLPGLGFTQPLPPEAADHVSAVTLFGNPSGRAGNLLTALSPQFGGKILNLCNEGDPICSDGNVWKAHLGYVPGLTNEAANFAAGKL, encoded by the coding sequence ATGAGATGCGCCCCCCTGGCTCGGTTGGCGGCCGCCGCACTTGCGGCGGCCGCTTTGTTGGTCGCCCCTCCGTTGGCACCGCCGGCGAAAGCAGCCTGCCCGGATGTCGAGGTGATCTTCGCCCGGGGAACCGGTGAGCCGCCCGGCCTGGGCAGGGTGGGCAATGCTCTGGTCGGGTCACTGCGCCGGCAGACCGGCCGCAACATCGGTGCCTATGGTGTGAACTATCCGGCCAGCAAGGACTTCCTGGCCGCCACCGACGGCGCCAACGACGCCAGCGACCACGTGCAGCAGATGGCGAACGGCTGCCCCGACACCAGGCTGGTGCTGGGCGGCTATTCCCAGGGCGCCGCGGTCATCGACATCGTCACCGCCGCACCGCTGCCCGGCCTCGGTTTCACCCAGCCGTTGCCGCCGGAGGCGGCCGATCATGTCTCGGCGGTGACGCTGTTCGGCAATCCCTCCGGGCGGGCCGGCAACTTGTTGACCGCGCTGAGCCCGCAGTTCGGCGGCAAGATCCTCAACCTGTGCAATGAGGGCGACCCAATCTGCTCCGACGGCAACGTGTGGAAGGCGCACCTGGGCTACGTCCCCGGCCTGACCAATGAGGCCGCCAACTTCGCCGCCGGCAAACTCTAA
- a CDS encoding cutinase family protein, translated as MRLAGRAGVGLAALSAAVLPVSPLATAPSAWADDCPDAEVVFARGTNEAPGLGRVGDAFVDSLRQQSGGLNIRAYGVNYAASKLQLHGGDGANDVISHVKSTVSACPNTKIVLGGYSQGASVMDIVAGVPIGGISWGSSLPPEYVGNVAAVVTFGDIADRAGGSLPTKSTLLGSKAVDYCNPQDPICHAGSGNEWSGHTEGYVPFYTTQGAAFAAPKIMNGTPHMPGQLPSPLVPQIPGAVPQNPALAPQNPVLAPQVPATPSTPVQQPVVQVQ; from the coding sequence ATGCGCCTCGCCGGTCGGGCCGGTGTGGGCCTCGCAGCCCTGTCCGCCGCTGTCCTGCCGGTCAGCCCGCTCGCCACTGCCCCGTCCGCGTGGGCCGATGACTGCCCGGATGCCGAGGTGGTGTTCGCTCGCGGAACCAACGAGGCACCGGGCTTGGGCCGGGTAGGCGACGCGTTCGTCGACTCGCTGCGTCAGCAATCGGGTGGCCTCAACATCCGCGCCTACGGCGTGAACTACGCGGCGAGCAAGCTGCAGCTGCACGGCGGCGACGGAGCCAATGACGTGATTTCCCACGTGAAGTCGACGGTTTCCGCCTGCCCGAACACCAAGATCGTGCTGGGCGGTTACTCGCAGGGCGCGTCGGTGATGGATATCGTGGCCGGCGTCCCGATCGGCGGCATCAGTTGGGGCAGTTCCCTGCCGCCCGAATACGTCGGCAACGTCGCCGCTGTGGTCACCTTCGGTGACATCGCCGACCGGGCGGGCGGATCGCTGCCCACCAAGAGCACCCTGCTGGGCTCCAAAGCCGTCGACTACTGCAATCCGCAGGACCCGATCTGCCACGCCGGCTCCGGCAACGAGTGGAGCGGGCACACCGAAGGCTACGTGCCCTTCTACACCACTCAGGGCGCCGCTTTCGCCGCGCCGAAGATCATGAACGGCACTCCGCACATGCCCGGCCAGCTGCCCTCGCCTCTGGTTCCTCAGATACCGGGTGCCGTGCCGCAGAACCCCGCGCTGGCGCCGCAGAACCCCGTCCTGGCCCCGCAGGTGCCTGCCACTCCCAGCACTCCGGTGCAGCAGCCCGTCGTTCAGGTGCAATGA